In Nicotiana tabacum cultivar K326 chromosome 19, ASM71507v2, whole genome shotgun sequence, one DNA window encodes the following:
- the LOC142173779 gene encoding uncharacterized protein LOC142173779 produces the protein MAKNLVNDIRSFEFVHLLHLMLKILAITNDLKIALQRKDQNIVNDMKLVGFAESQLQSMRESKWESLIADASSFCAKHDIFNVVIDLQLSELNSRFDAMNNDLLLGMASLSPDNSFANYDKERIMNLAKLYPHEYSISKLEDLSYELDNYILYVREDRDFSSLKGLGDLSEILVETELHKTWGLVYFLMKLSLILPVATATIERAFSSMKYIRNDLQSRIGDEFINDCLVCYIEDEIFESLPNDAIIDRFQNTTSRRAQL, from the exons ATGGCAAAAAATCTAGTGAATGACATAAGATCTTTTGAGTTTGTGCATTTATTGCATTTGATGTTAAAAATATTAGCAATTACAAATGACTTAAAAATCGCTTTGCAAAGAAAAGATCAGAATATTGTAAATGATATGAAGCTCGTTGGTTTCGCCGAGAGCCAATTGCAATCAATGAGAGAGTCTAAATGGGAATCTTTGATAGCCGATGCCTCTTCATTTTGTGCGAAACATG ATATTTTTAATGTTGTCATTGATTTGCAGCTTTCAGAACTTAATAGTCGTTTTGATGCAATGAATAATGATCTACTTCTTGGTATGGCTAGTTTGAGTCCGGATAATTCTTTTGCAAATTATGATAAAGAAAGAATTATGAACCTTGCTAAACTTTATCCTCATGAGTATAGTATTTCCAAGCTTGAAGATCTTAGCTACGAGCTTGACAACTATATTCTTTATGTAAGAGAAGACCGTGATTTCTCTAGCTTGAAAGGGCTTGGAGATCTTTCAGAAATACTAGTTGAAACAGAGCTGCACAAGACTTGGggacttgtttattttcttatgaaGTTGAGTTTGATATTGCCTGTCGCTACTGCAACGATAGAAAGAGCTTTTTCTTCAATGAAATACATCAGAAATGACTTGCAGAGCAGAATTGGTGATGAGTTTATAAATGACTGTTTAGTTTGTTATATAGAAGATGAAATATTTGAAAGTCTACCTAATGATGCGATCATTGATCGTTTTCAAAACACGACAAGTCGTCGGGCACAATTGTAA
- the LOC107786463 gene encoding V-type proton ATPase subunit D-like, whose amino-acid sequence MSGQSQRLNVVPTVTMLGVIKARLVGATRGHALLKKKSDALTVQFRQILKNIVSTKESMGDVMKESSFALTEAKYAAGENIKHVVLENVQNATLKVRSRQENIAGVKLPKFEHFSEGETKNDLTGLARGGQQVQACRAAYVKSIELLVELASLQTSFLTLDEAIKTTNRRVNALENVVKPRLENTVLYIKGELDELEREDFFRLKKIQGYKKREVERQMASARQYAEERAAEELSLKKGITLGSAHNILSHASQKDEDIIF is encoded by the coding sequence ATGTCCGGGCAAAGTCAACGTTTGAATGTTGTCCCCACAGTTACGATGCTGGGAGTTATTAAAGCTCGCCTTGTTGGAGCAACAAGAGGCCATGCtttgctgaaaaagaaaagtgATGCTTTGACTGTGCAATTCCGTCAGATTCTAAAGAATATAGTGTCAACAAAGGAATCAATGGGAGATGTCATGAAAGAATCCTCCTTTGCACTGACTGAGGCAAAATATGCTGCTGGTGAGAACATCAAGCACGTTGTCCTTGAAAATGTCCAGAATGCAACTCTTAAAGTTCGATCTCGGCAGGAAAATATTGCCGGGGTGAAGCTCCCCAAGTTTGAACATTTCTCTGAAGGAGAGACCAAGAATGACCTGACTGGATTAGCTAGAGGGGGGCAACAGGTACAAGCCTGTCGTGCTGCTTACGTGAAATCTATTGAgttacttgttgagcttgcatcGCTGCAAACATCATTCTTGACTCTTGATGAGGCAATCAAGACCACAAATCGGAGGGTCAATGCCTTGGAGAATGTTGTAAAGCCTCGGCTGGAGAATACAGTTCTTTACATCAAGGGGGAACTTGATGAATTGGAAAGGGAAGACTTCTTCCGTCTGAAAAAGATACAAGGTTACAAGAAGAGGGAGGTAGAGAGACAGATGGCATCTGCCAGGCAATATGCGGAGGAGAGGGCTGCTGAAGAACTTTCTTTGAAGAAAGGCATTACGCTTGGTTCAGCCCATAACATACTGTCCCATGCTTCACAGAAAGATGAGGACATTATTTTCTGA